The following proteins come from a genomic window of Acidobacteriota bacterium:
- a CDS encoding xanthine dehydrogenase family protein subunit M, translating into MKALGYACPETLEEAIALMAEYDGRARPLAGGTDIIVQVREGHRDLDLMVDVKRIPQLRQLTHDAAEGLVLGAAVPCCEFYEHAEIASLYPGLVDAAELVGGTAIQSRASFGGNLCNSSPAADTIPALIAHRASCVIAGPGGQREVPVEGFCTAPGRNVLGRGELLVSLRIPTPGPNSGAHYLRFIPRNEMDIAVVGAGSSVVLNDAGDTFVSGRVGLGAVAPTPLLVEEAGEILSGSPVSDAVIDAAAAAAGRAARPISDMRGTIEQRIHLSGVLTRRTLVKAVARARGE; encoded by the coding sequence GTGAAGGCACTAGGCTACGCATGCCCCGAGACGCTGGAGGAGGCGATAGCGCTCATGGCCGAATACGACGGCCGCGCGCGCCCTCTGGCCGGGGGAACCGACATCATCGTCCAAGTGAGGGAGGGCCATCGCGACCTGGACCTGATGGTGGATGTCAAGCGGATTCCCCAACTCAGACAACTGACTCACGATGCCGCGGAAGGACTGGTCCTGGGGGCCGCGGTCCCCTGCTGCGAATTCTACGAGCACGCCGAAATCGCATCCCTGTACCCGGGCCTCGTGGACGCCGCCGAGCTGGTGGGAGGAACGGCCATCCAGAGCCGCGCTTCCTTCGGCGGCAACCTCTGCAACTCCTCCCCGGCAGCGGACACCATTCCCGCCCTGATCGCCCACCGAGCCTCGTGCGTGATCGCCGGTCCCGGCGGCCAGCGCGAAGTCCCGGTGGAAGGCTTCTGCACCGCGCCCGGCCGCAATGTGCTGGGGCGGGGAGAGTTGCTGGTCTCCTTGCGGATCCCGACCCCTGGCCCGAACTCGGGAGCGCACTATCTCCGGTTCATCCCCCGCAACGAGATGGATATCGCCGTCGTCGGGGCGGGGTCGTCAGTCGTGCTGAATGACGCCGGCGACACCTTCGTCTCCGGCCGCGTGGGATTGGGCGCCGTGGCCCCCACCCCGTTGTTGGTGGAGGAAGCCGGCGAAATATTGTCGGGGAGTCCGGTCTCGGACGCCGTTATCGATGCGGCCGCCGCCGCGGCCGGCAGGGCGGCCCGCCCCATCAGCGACATGCGGGGAACCATCGAGCAGCGGATACACTTGTCCGGGGTCCTGACCCGCAGGACACTCGTGAAGGCCGTCGCCCGAGCCAGAGGAGAGTGA
- a CDS encoding (2Fe-2S)-binding protein: MSVTAADQKLHIQTRINDENTEFLCEPRHSLLEVLRDILQLTGSKEGCNNGNCGACSVILDGRLVNSCVVMAGEVQGAEVTTIEGLASESGELHPLQQKFLEHAALQCGVCTPGFIVAAKALLDRNPDPSEHDVRLWLAGNLCRCTGYDKIIRAVLDTAGPANGNG, from the coding sequence ATGAGCGTGACAGCCGCCGATCAAAAACTACATATTCAGACCCGGATCAACGACGAAAACACCGAGTTCCTGTGCGAGCCGCGCCACAGCCTGTTGGAGGTTCTGCGCGACATTCTCCAACTGACCGGCAGCAAGGAAGGGTGCAACAACGGCAATTGCGGCGCCTGCAGCGTCATCCTGGACGGGCGCCTCGTCAACTCCTGCGTGGTCATGGCCGGCGAGGTTCAGGGCGCCGAGGTCACCACCATCGAGGGGTTGGCCTCGGAATCGGGCGAGCTGCACCCCTTGCAGCAGAAGTTCCTGGAACACGCCGCCCTCCAGTGCGGCGTCTGCACGCCCGGCTTCATCGTCGCCGCCAAAGCCCTTCTGGACCGGAATCCCGATCCTTCCGAACATGACGTTCGGCTTTGGCTGGCGGGAAATCTCTGCCGCTGCACAGGTTACGACAAGATCATTCGAGCCGTATTGGACACTGCCGGGCCGGCCAACGGCAACGGTTAA
- a CDS encoding xanthine dehydrogenase family protein molybdopterin-binding subunit: MATATKTAPETQSEYKVIGTRPIRHDGVDKVTGRAQYGADVYLTGMLHGNVLRSPHAHARIVSIDAGKALALPGVKAVVTGQDLPDPGDKIANLGEAAAPLRHLSLNVLARDKVLYQGHAVAAVAATDPHLAEEAAGLIEVEYELLPPVMDVMEAMKEGAPLLDESLRTKSFGTVGDKPTNVADHIHFELGDVEQGFAEADIVVEREFTTQTVHQGYIEPHNCTAFWNSDGQLTIWLSTQGSFTSRAQTSEILGVPISQVKVVPTEIGGGFGGKIATYLEPTAALLSKATGRPVKILMTREEVLQATGPTPASFMRVKMGAKKDGTLTAGSFWAAFDAGGFPGSPIGAACMCVFAPYNLPNGVIDGFDVLVNKPKSSAYRAPGATHAEFASETVVDEICEELGMDPIEFRLKNASQEGDRRVDGPVWPRIGCVETTEAAREHPHYSAPLEGPNRGRGVASGFWFNVGLKSSVHASVNPDGQVSLVEGSTDIGGTRTSVAMQMAEVLGIPAESVRPIVVDTDAVGYTDVTGGSRVTFSTGYAAYEAGKDIQKQMIGRAGVLWEISADQVEAVDGEYRATDGSGRSISFAELAAKMDETGGPIVGRATVDPKGVGGAFCTQIADVEVDPDTGKIEILRFTVVQDAGRAIHPAYVEGQMQGGAVQGIGWALNEEYVYNEQGHLLNGSFLDYRMPTSLDLPMIDTKIVEVPNPGHPFGVRGVGEVPIVPPPAAIANAVYQATGLRLRDLPMSPPRVLNSILEKKGNGSG; encoded by the coding sequence ATGGCTACAGCAACCAAGACCGCACCGGAAACCCAGTCCGAATACAAGGTCATCGGCACCCGTCCCATCCGCCACGACGGAGTGGACAAGGTCACCGGAAGGGCCCAGTACGGCGCCGACGTGTACCTGACGGGCATGCTGCACGGCAACGTCCTGCGCAGCCCCCACGCCCACGCCAGGATCGTCTCCATCGACGCCGGCAAGGCGCTGGCGCTGCCCGGCGTGAAGGCGGTGGTCACGGGTCAGGACCTGCCCGATCCGGGAGACAAGATCGCCAACCTGGGGGAGGCCGCAGCGCCGCTGCGCCATCTCTCCCTCAACGTCCTGGCCCGGGACAAGGTTCTTTACCAGGGCCACGCCGTCGCCGCCGTGGCGGCCACCGATCCTCACCTGGCCGAGGAAGCCGCGGGCTTGATCGAGGTGGAATACGAACTGCTTCCCCCCGTGATGGACGTGATGGAGGCCATGAAGGAGGGGGCGCCGCTGCTGGATGAGAGCCTCCGCACCAAGTCCTTCGGGACCGTCGGAGACAAGCCGACCAACGTCGCGGACCATATCCACTTCGAGTTGGGTGACGTGGAGCAGGGGTTCGCCGAAGCGGACATCGTGGTGGAAAGGGAGTTCACCACCCAGACCGTGCACCAGGGATACATCGAACCCCACAACTGTACGGCCTTCTGGAACTCCGACGGCCAGCTCACCATCTGGCTGAGCACCCAGGGCTCCTTCACCAGCCGCGCCCAGACTTCCGAGATCCTGGGGGTCCCCATCTCCCAGGTGAAGGTCGTCCCCACCGAGATCGGCGGCGGCTTCGGCGGGAAGATCGCCACCTACCTGGAGCCGACGGCGGCGTTGTTGTCCAAGGCCACCGGCCGGCCGGTGAAGATCCTCATGACCCGGGAGGAAGTCCTGCAGGCGACCGGTCCGACGCCGGCTTCGTTCATGCGCGTCAAGATGGGCGCCAAGAAGGACGGAACCCTCACCGCCGGAAGCTTCTGGGCCGCCTTCGACGCCGGCGGATTTCCGGGATCGCCCATCGGCGCCGCCTGCATGTGCGTGTTCGCACCCTACAACCTTCCCAACGGCGTCATCGACGGCTTCGACGTGCTGGTCAACAAGCCCAAGTCATCCGCTTACCGGGCACCGGGAGCAACTCACGCCGAGTTCGCCTCGGAGACGGTAGTGGACGAGATCTGTGAAGAGTTGGGCATGGACCCCATCGAATTCCGCCTCAAGAACGCCTCCCAGGAAGGTGATCGGCGGGTCGACGGACCGGTCTGGCCGCGGATCGGATGCGTGGAAACGACCGAAGCCGCCCGCGAACACCCGCACTATTCGGCTCCTTTGGAAGGACCCAACCGGGGCCGCGGCGTGGCCAGCGGATTCTGGTTCAACGTGGGACTCAAATCCAGCGTCCACGCCAGCGTGAACCCCGACGGCCAGGTGAGCCTGGTGGAGGGCTCCACCGACATCGGCGGCACCCGGACCTCCGTGGCCATGCAGATGGCGGAGGTTCTGGGCATTCCGGCCGAGAGCGTCCGGCCCATCGTCGTGGACACGGACGCCGTCGGTTATACGGACGTGACCGGAGGCAGCCGGGTCACCTTCTCCACCGGCTATGCGGCGTACGAGGCGGGCAAGGACATTCAGAAGCAGATGATCGGCCGGGCTGGCGTCCTCTGGGAGATTTCCGCGGATCAGGTCGAGGCCGTCGACGGCGAATACCGGGCCACCGATGGATCGGGCCGCAGCATTTCATTCGCCGAGTTGGCCGCCAAAATGGACGAGACCGGCGGACCCATCGTGGGCCGGGCCACCGTCGATCCCAAGGGAGTGGGCGGCGCTTTCTGCACCCAGATCGCCGATGTGGAAGTGGACCCGGATACCGGGAAGATCGAGATCCTCCGTTTCACCGTGGTCCAGGATGCCGGACGGGCCATCCACCCGGCTTACGTCGAGGGCCAGATGCAGGGCGGAGCCGTCCAGGGCATCGGCTGGGCCCTGAACGAAGAGTACGTCTACAACGAACAGGGCCATCTCCTGAACGGCAGCTTTCTGGACTACCGGATGCCCACGAGCCTGGACCTCCCCATGATCGACACCAAGATCGTGGAGGTGCCGAATCCGGGACATCCCTTCGGCGTGCGGGGAGTCGGAGAGGTCCCCATCGTGCCTCCGCCGGCCGCTATCGCCAACGCCGTCTACCAGGCGACGGGTTTGAGGCTCAGGGACCTGCCCATGAGCCCGCCCAGGGTGTTGAACTCGATCCTGGAGAAAAAAGGAAACGGTTCCGGTTGA
- a CDS encoding MoaD/ThiS family protein: MREFTDGRVQVEVRGQTVRQLIDQLDQEYPGIGERLREGDRLRSGVAVSIDGVISPEGLRARLEPGSEVHFLPAIAGGNRRRT; the protein is encoded by the coding sequence ATGCGAGAGTTCACGGATGGACGGGTGCAGGTCGAGGTTCGAGGACAGACCGTTCGGCAACTCATCGATCAGTTGGACCAGGAATACCCTGGTATCGGGGAGCGTCTCCGCGAGGGCGATCGGCTGCGCAGCGGCGTCGCGGTTTCCATCGACGGCGTGATTTCGCCCGAAGGCCTTCGAGCCCGCCTGGAGCCCGGCAGCGAAGTCCATTTTCTGCCCGCCATCGCCGGAGGAAACCGGAGGAGGACGTAG
- a CDS encoding TMEM14 family protein has translation MNLPEAAVVIYGALVTLGGLIGYLKARSLPSLVLGVLFGAALILSALFAGGDSGIPADLPLWLVLGLTLLSLYRLNATRRFMPAGLLVLLGAVVAVILLAAK, from the coding sequence ATGAATCTTCCCGAAGCGGCGGTCGTCATTTATGGAGCCCTGGTGACCCTGGGAGGGCTGATCGGGTATCTCAAGGCCCGCAGCCTGCCTTCCCTCGTCCTGGGCGTTCTCTTTGGTGCGGCTCTCATTCTCTCGGCGCTGTTCGCCGGCGGCGACAGCGGGATCCCGGCCGACCTGCCGCTATGGCTGGTTCTGGGACTGACCCTACTGTCCCTCTATCGCCTGAATGCGACGCGGCGCTTCATGCCGGCCGGACTTCTGGTCCTCCTCGGGGCCGTCGTCGCCGTCATCCTGTTGGCAGCCAAGTAA
- a CDS encoding TlpA disulfide reductase family protein: MMNSLPLILLLALGSPSSEVEKGVLTKIQVLLRQGTEVSFSQLQNDPHFDSEEKEFIGRLFEILFRIPALVKSELDRTGEPPTRAQIGEQFAVGVQSIELLLTVMEIDRRVPKMFDRDQAGEITKVHRPGVAAFLQRHGNPVRVTGWEGKPAPGFDLLTLEGKKLSSESLRGSNALLYFWFTGCPPCSRISPILESLHQRYEDDQLRVVGLNADRILELTVNDRERIEYLKKHGVSFPNVHLTPAAQEAFGNVNVFPTLFLLDSSGTVVRRLINYQSQETMDQVVSELVGR, translated from the coding sequence ATGATGAATTCCCTGCCCCTGATCCTGCTGCTGGCCCTCGGCTCTCCCTCGTCAGAAGTCGAGAAGGGAGTATTGACCAAGATCCAGGTCCTGCTTCGCCAAGGAACCGAAGTCAGCTTCTCCCAACTCCAGAACGATCCTCATTTTGACAGCGAGGAGAAGGAGTTCATCGGAAGGCTGTTCGAAATCCTGTTCCGGATCCCGGCTTTGGTCAAGAGCGAACTGGATCGGACCGGCGAGCCCCCGACGCGGGCTCAGATCGGAGAACAGTTCGCCGTCGGCGTCCAGTCCATCGAGCTGTTGCTCACCGTCATGGAAATCGACCGCCGGGTTCCCAAGATGTTCGACCGGGACCAGGCCGGAGAGATCACCAAAGTTCACCGGCCGGGAGTGGCGGCCTTTTTGCAGCGTCACGGCAACCCGGTCCGCGTCACCGGGTGGGAAGGAAAACCCGCACCCGGCTTCGATTTGCTGACCCTGGAAGGCAAGAAGCTGTCCAGCGAAAGCCTGAGAGGGTCCAACGCCCTGCTCTATTTCTGGTTCACCGGCTGCCCGCCCTGCTCCCGCATCTCGCCCATCCTGGAATCGCTCCACCAGCGGTACGAAGACGATCAACTCCGGGTGGTGGGCCTGAATGCCGACCGGATCCTGGAGTTGACGGTGAACGACCGGGAACGCATCGAATACCTGAAAAAGCACGGAGTCTCCTTTCCCAACGTCCACCTGACCCCGGCGGCCCAAGAGGCCTTCGGAAACGTCAACGTCTTCCCCACTCTCTTTCTCCTGGATTCGTCCGGAACGGTGGTCCGGCGCCTGATCAACTACCAGAGTCAGGAGACCATGGACCAGGTGGTCTCCGAACTGGTGGGACGCTGA
- a CDS encoding amino acid permease, with protein MKLFREIGLASAVFLVVGNIVGTGIYTTSGLIAQEIGNSSWLVGIWVAGGLLSLTGALCYAQLGARTPKAGGEFAFLYPVYGPLPAFLSGWASLIIGFSGPVAAASLGLAIYLEPYLPLASGPLGNQAVATLVLLAVTTLLTVGLRFGTRLHSTVTLLNLGLLAGFTCLVLFNTLKAGVLHELNPAGAWDPETLVPVASALVLVMFSYSGWNAAAYIAEEIRDPARNLPRSLLLGTVLVTILYVGVNLAYLTALPLDRLQGEVAVAQLAAAAVVPSGEWIVTLLILVSILSSVTAMSIAGPRIYFAMSRERLFPSWLGEVHLRKKIPLKAIWFQSGIALALVWMGTLRQILLFSGFVVILFSAVTVSALLRLPVDAGSSRGAWILQRFLPWVFVLTSLTILASVALSHPGESLAGVATVCAGLPVYYYYRRRVGSGA; from the coding sequence ATGAAGCTCTTTCGGGAAATCGGCCTCGCTTCCGCCGTCTTCCTGGTGGTGGGAAACATCGTCGGAACGGGCATCTACACCACCTCCGGACTCATCGCCCAGGAGATCGGGAATTCTTCGTGGCTCGTGGGAATCTGGGTGGCCGGCGGCCTGCTGTCCCTGACCGGAGCCCTCTGCTACGCCCAGTTGGGGGCCCGGACCCCCAAGGCCGGAGGAGAGTTCGCCTTCCTCTACCCGGTCTACGGCCCCCTGCCCGCATTCCTCTCCGGCTGGGCTTCCCTGATCATCGGATTCTCGGGCCCCGTGGCCGCCGCTTCGCTGGGACTCGCCATCTACCTGGAACCCTACCTGCCCCTCGCATCGGGACCTCTGGGGAACCAGGCGGTGGCGACCCTGGTTCTCCTGGCGGTCACCACCCTGCTCACCGTGGGGCTCAGGTTCGGAACCCGACTCCATTCCACGGTGACTCTCCTGAACCTGGGACTGCTGGCCGGGTTCACCTGCCTGGTGCTTTTCAATACCCTGAAGGCTGGCGTCCTCCACGAGTTGAATCCGGCCGGCGCCTGGGATCCGGAGACGCTGGTCCCCGTGGCTTCGGCTCTGGTCCTGGTCATGTTCTCCTACAGCGGCTGGAACGCCGCGGCCTACATCGCCGAAGAGATTCGGGACCCGGCCCGCAATCTCCCCAGGTCCCTGTTGCTGGGGACGGTGCTGGTCACCATCCTCTACGTCGGGGTCAATCTCGCCTACCTGACGGCGCTTCCCCTCGACCGGCTGCAGGGGGAGGTGGCCGTCGCCCAGTTGGCCGCCGCGGCCGTGGTGCCGTCGGGGGAATGGATCGTGACGCTACTGATTCTGGTCTCGATCCTGAGTTCCGTCACCGCCATGTCCATCGCCGGTCCACGAATCTACTTCGCCATGTCCCGGGAACGGCTCTTTCCCTCCTGGTTGGGCGAAGTGCATCTGCGGAAGAAGATCCCCCTGAAGGCCATCTGGTTCCAGAGCGGCATCGCTCTGGCTCTGGTCTGGATGGGGACCTTGAGGCAGATCCTGCTGTTTTCGGGATTCGTGGTCATCCTCTTCTCGGCAGTGACGGTCTCGGCGCTGCTCCGATTGCCTGTCGACGCCGGCTCGAGCCGCGGAGCCTGGATCTTGCAGCGGTTTCTGCCCTGGGTCTTCGTCTTGACGAGTCTCACCATCCTGGCCAGCGTGGCACTCTCCCATCCTGGAGAATCCCTGGCCGGCGTGGCCACGGTCTGCGCCGGGCTGCCCGTCTACTACTACTACCGGCGGCGCGTCGGATCCGGGGCGTGA
- a CDS encoding protein-L-isoaspartate(D-aspartate) O-methyltransferase, with protein sequence MMVPTFGLAFSALRTRTGGILLLLAVLLLPLAAAACGSRDSGDFAAAAADYPRLRREMVSTQLRARDIWDRRVLEAMGKVPRHEFVPQRVKKYAYEDHPLPIGLGQTISQPYIVALMTQLADPREGARALEIGTGSGYQAAVLAELVDQVYTIEIVPELARRSGALLKRLGYENVHARAGDGYLGWPEAAPFDVILVTAAAGRVPEPLQQQLAEGGRLVIPVGDPGTVQKLLLLMKEEGKIRRQDVLAVRFVPMTGKVQE encoded by the coding sequence ATGATGGTGCCCACCTTCGGTCTCGCCTTTTCTGCTCTGCGGACCCGGACCGGGGGAATTCTGCTGCTCCTGGCTGTTCTTCTGCTCCCGCTCGCCGCCGCGGCCTGCGGTTCCCGCGACTCTGGAGATTTTGCGGCCGCGGCCGCCGACTACCCACGCCTCCGCCGGGAGATGGTGTCCACCCAACTCCGCGCGCGAGACATCTGGGACCGTCGTGTCCTGGAGGCCATGGGCAAGGTTCCCAGGCACGAGTTCGTCCCCCAGCGCGTGAAGAAATATGCATACGAGGATCACCCGCTGCCCATCGGCCTGGGACAGACCATTTCCCAGCCCTACATCGTGGCTCTGATGACCCAGTTGGCGGATCCGAGAGAGGGCGCCCGAGCTCTGGAAATCGGGACCGGGTCCGGATACCAGGCGGCCGTCCTGGCGGAGTTGGTGGATCAGGTCTACACCATCGAGATCGTCCCCGAGCTGGCCCGCCGGTCGGGGGCCCTGCTCAAGCGGCTCGGTTACGAAAACGTTCACGCCCGGGCGGGCGACGGCTATCTGGGGTGGCCCGAGGCGGCTCCCTTCGACGTCATCCTGGTGACGGCCGCCGCCGGCCGGGTTCCCGAGCCCCTTCAGCAGCAATTGGCCGAGGGAGGGCGCCTGGTCATTCCCGTGGGTGATCCGGGAACCGTGCAAAAGCTGCTCCTGTTGATGAAGGAGGAGGGCAAGATCCGCCGCCAGGACGTGCTCGCCGTCCGTTTCGTCCCCATGACCGGGAAGGTCCAGGAATAA
- a CDS encoding MFS transporter yields MSNGSGGRRLFLGCFFALVATAFGFVVRAMILDDWRAQFNLSGEQIGYLVGAGLYPFAISIILFSLVVDRIGYGVSMVLAFAGHLASAVITIFAEDFSTLYLGTFLFALSNGIVEAVINPVVATIYDKQKTHYLSVLHAGWPGGLVLGGLLAMTLGTGDTLGGLSGSLWQWKVGLVVIPTVLYGFLLLGRKFPVQERVAAGVPYLDMLREFGAASCLIVCYLLVQGLDQILLVHQSALEPWMKVVLVVAPTAAFVYFVRSLGRPMFVFLLLIMMPLATTELGTDSWIADLMSSVLASPDAGALVLIYTSLIMFVLRFFAGPIIHRISPLGLLAVSALIAAAGLFWLSSAGQAASVIFLAATLYGVGKTFFWPATLGVVSESFPRGGALTLNAIAGVGMLAVGVLGGPLIGTFQDQAFDRLMKQEDQALHARVMTEKLGLLGRYNALDQAALGSLDQENRERVGEVVVVSKQGTLARIAVLPLVMLACYLVLIGYFRSRGGYKPETIGSSGT; encoded by the coding sequence ATGTCGAATGGAAGCGGTGGGCGAAGGCTGTTTCTGGGATGTTTCTTTGCGCTGGTGGCCACCGCGTTCGGATTCGTCGTGCGGGCCATGATCCTGGATGACTGGCGGGCCCAGTTCAATCTCAGCGGAGAGCAGATCGGGTACCTGGTGGGAGCGGGCCTCTATCCCTTCGCCATCTCCATCATTCTCTTCAGTCTGGTTGTGGACCGGATCGGTTACGGAGTCTCCATGGTGCTCGCCTTCGCGGGTCACCTGGCGTCGGCCGTGATCACCATCTTCGCCGAAGACTTCTCGACTCTGTACTTGGGCACCTTCCTGTTCGCCCTTTCCAACGGGATCGTCGAAGCGGTGATCAATCCCGTGGTGGCCACCATCTACGACAAGCAGAAAACGCACTACCTGAGCGTGCTCCACGCCGGCTGGCCCGGAGGCCTGGTCCTGGGCGGCCTCCTGGCCATGACCCTGGGAACGGGGGACACGCTGGGAGGACTTTCCGGCAGCCTGTGGCAATGGAAAGTGGGCCTGGTAGTGATTCCCACCGTCCTTTACGGGTTCCTGTTGCTGGGCCGGAAGTTTCCCGTTCAGGAGCGGGTGGCCGCCGGCGTCCCCTACCTGGACATGCTCCGGGAATTCGGCGCGGCGAGCTGCCTGATTGTCTGCTATCTGCTGGTGCAGGGACTGGACCAGATCCTGCTGGTCCACCAGAGCGCGCTCGAGCCCTGGATGAAGGTGGTGCTGGTGGTGGCGCCGACGGCCGCGTTCGTCTACTTCGTCCGCTCGTTGGGACGGCCCATGTTCGTCTTCCTGCTGCTGATCATGATGCCCCTGGCGACGACCGAACTGGGAACCGACAGTTGGATCGCCGACCTGATGAGTTCCGTGTTGGCCAGTCCCGACGCCGGCGCCCTGGTCCTGATCTACACGTCCCTCATCATGTTCGTCCTCCGCTTCTTCGCGGGCCCCATCATCCACCGCATCTCCCCCTTGGGCCTTCTGGCCGTTTCGGCCCTCATCGCCGCCGCCGGCCTTTTCTGGTTGTCTTCCGCCGGCCAGGCCGCCTCCGTGATTTTCCTGGCCGCCACGCTCTACGGCGTGGGCAAGACCTTCTTCTGGCCGGCGACCCTGGGAGTCGTGAGCGAGTCCTTTCCCCGCGGCGGGGCCTTGACCCTGAACGCCATCGCCGGGGTCGGGATGCTGGCGGTGGGGGTCCTGGGCGGACCCCTCATCGGCACCTTTCAGGACCAGGCGTTCGATCGCCTGATGAAACAGGAAGACCAGGCCCTGCATGCCCGGGTCATGACCGAGAAGCTGGGGCTTCTGGGCCGGTACAACGCCTTGGATCAGGCCGCTCTGGGAAGTCTCGACCAGGAGAACCGGGAGCGCGTCGGCGAGGTTGTGGTGGTTTCCAAGCAGGGAACGCTGGCCAGGATCGCCGTGCTTCCCCTCGTCATGCTGGCCTGCTACCTGGTCCTGATCGGCTATTTCCGCTCGCGGGGAGGCTACAAGCCCGAAACCATCGGTTCGTCGGGAACCTGA